One window of the Pseudomonadota bacterium genome contains the following:
- a CDS encoding DUF4325 domain-containing protein, whose translation MNVKRTVDKSQEGIFQVTRVRVRGEEVRRFIVEKVEKHPTSISKLTAAHFGITRQAVNKHLQKLTSEHALIETGHTRNRSYKLCSLLEWREQFAISPDLAEDAVWRQAIVKTLGHMPDNVLDIWHYGFTEMFNNAIDHSGGTEIYVYVKKTAATTEMVLMDNGVGIFKKIQAALNLLDERHAILELAKGKLTTDPKRHTGEGIFFSSRMFDEFDILSGGVNFTHTFGESLDWIWERERIGSGTVVWMQLHNHTARTTKKTFDHYTSDGDYGFNKTVVPVKLAQYGNDKLISRSQAKRLLARVELFKIVMLNFQGVPSIGQAFADEIFRVFTLKHPEVALVPYQTNSEIKRMIERAKSGSTKDVGEAVE comes from the coding sequence GTGAATGTCAAGCGTACGGTTGACAAAAGTCAGGAGGGTATCTTTCAAGTGACTAGAGTTCGCGTTCGTGGCGAAGAGGTCCGCCGTTTCATCGTCGAAAAGGTCGAGAAGCATCCAACGAGTATCAGTAAGCTAACTGCCGCCCATTTTGGTATTACTAGGCAGGCGGTTAACAAGCACCTCCAGAAACTGACATCTGAGCACGCGCTCATCGAAACCGGACACACGCGTAATAGGTCCTATAAACTTTGTTCCTTGTTGGAGTGGAGAGAGCAGTTCGCCATCAGCCCAGACCTAGCGGAAGACGCAGTCTGGAGACAAGCGATCGTCAAGACTCTTGGCCATATGCCGGACAACGTTTTGGACATCTGGCATTACGGCTTCACCGAGATGTTTAACAACGCTATAGATCACTCAGGCGGCACCGAGATTTACGTCTACGTTAAAAAGACGGCAGCGACCACGGAAATGGTTCTTATGGATAACGGGGTTGGGATATTCAAGAAAATTCAAGCTGCGCTGAATCTGTTGGACGAACGTCACGCAATTCTTGAATTAGCAAAAGGTAAACTGACGACAGATCCCAAACGCCACACAGGCGAGGGGATTTTCTTTTCATCTAGGATGTTTGACGAATTCGATATTCTCTCCGGCGGAGTCAATTTCACTCACACATTCGGCGAATCGCTTGATTGGATTTGGGAGCGCGAAAGGATTGGCTCCGGGACCGTTGTGTGGATGCAACTGCACAATCACACAGCGCGAACAACTAAGAAGACATTTGATCACTATACGTCGGATGGGGACTATGGATTTAATAAGACCGTTGTGCCAGTAAAGCTCGCGCAATACGGAAACGACAAACTGATCTCTCGCTCACAGGCAAAACGGTTGCTTGCCAGGGTGGAACTGTTCAAGATCGTTATGCTTAACTTTCAGGGAGTACCATCTATCGGGCAAGCCTTCGCCGATGAGATATTCCGAGTATTTACATTGAAGCACCCTGAAGTAGCACTGGTGCCTTACCAAACTAACTCTGAAATAAAAAGAATGATTGAAAGAGCTAAGTCAGGAAGTACGAAGGACGTTGGTGAGGCAGTGGAATGA
- a CDS encoding FkbM family methyltransferase, translated as MAEIVPLLSRRWRSAENILKTALSKLRRPIMILRSFLSPGSTHDAMDIMIRVLRLNDRQINKIKMLAEVRNESLDATLRRTLSNLVSTIPKRVAPMNVLRTLDYKNIRTEDGLVRIELSNGRIFYNYPSRTRYVHIYGALRDIVPRGLKPETYQPATDIVKRYGWGAHGRYFPGPGGVVIEGGAFIGLKAIGMAEVVGPSGKVIAIEIGRRNFEVMCRNINANGMEHIITPLHCGIWKEPGQMEAEFEYPNAYHLAKPDEHDWCTRKETVATTTLDNIIDQQQLETVDYLNLQLNGAEYEGLLGLERRLNDVKILYVAAYYTRNGVRQVEAVSNLLKSKGCKLLVVSQLGSITAVTPRFSEEYA; from the coding sequence ATGGCTGAAATTGTACCACTGCTATCGAGACGATGGCGCAGTGCTGAAAATATTCTCAAGACAGCGCTTAGCAAATTGCGACGCCCGATAATGATCTTGCGTTCGTTCCTTTCGCCCGGTTCGACTCATGACGCTATGGACATCATGATCCGCGTGCTGCGTCTAAACGATCGACAGATCAATAAGATCAAGATGCTTGCCGAAGTGCGTAACGAGTCGCTGGATGCGACATTGCGCCGGACGCTGTCGAACCTAGTGAGTACCATACCAAAGCGCGTCGCGCCTATGAACGTCTTGCGAACGCTGGACTATAAGAACATCCGCACAGAGGATGGCTTGGTAAGGATTGAGTTAAGCAACGGGCGCATCTTTTACAATTATCCGTCGCGTACCCGTTACGTGCATATCTACGGAGCGCTGCGCGATATCGTCCCTCGCGGTTTGAAACCCGAAACCTATCAGCCGGCGACCGACATCGTGAAAAGATATGGGTGGGGTGCCCATGGACGTTATTTTCCGGGGCCGGGTGGCGTCGTGATAGAAGGGGGGGCGTTCATCGGCCTCAAGGCAATCGGGATGGCAGAAGTGGTTGGACCCAGCGGAAAAGTCATCGCTATCGAGATTGGCCGCCGAAACTTCGAGGTCATGTGTCGCAATATCAATGCAAATGGGATGGAGCACATTATTACCCCACTGCACTGCGGCATCTGGAAAGAACCCGGTCAGATGGAGGCAGAGTTCGAATACCCTAATGCCTACCATCTGGCGAAACCCGATGAGCACGACTGGTGTACGCGCAAAGAAACGGTAGCCACTACCACGTTAGACAATATCATCGATCAACAACAGCTGGAAACTGTCGATTATCTCAATCTTCAGTTGAATGGGGCAGAGTACGAAGGGCTGCTCGGTCTCGAACGGCGACTTAACGATGTAAAAATTCTTTATGTGGCGGCGTATTACACCCGTAACGGCGTACGCCAGGTCGAGGCGGTTTCGAATCTGCTCAAGAGCAAAGGCTGCAAACTCCTGGTCGTATCACAATTAGGATCAATAACTGCGGTGACGCCCCGCTTCTCAGAGGAATATGCCTAA
- a CDS encoding class I SAM-dependent methyltransferase, with amino-acid sequence MKSVRPGGALFLPVTNHAEAQKKGYWSTELLREKLGAVHLHDNHPSYAGVSAESTPPSAPSTLDWFLSAVARVSIEQYSWPDRQVVRATDDSFGLFNDFLLPTDWVACQSMVDATTLKDAFLQQVYYCWGVSYKSAIIRAIIHQYLAGRNSLAFCDVGGGYGLLCAEMLLDHSTGMQQAVCCDIAPFNLHIGNFLYRYFEKELKGRLRYALSPAEEFPFPGRYDLISFVGSLLYVPRERRAQTLQQAWNSLNPGGLLIVHENIKSQQYQRDFDIMFESAELDDLLAPFGDIKYYLSTATVEVPASSAGSRTVFRVIQRGE; translated from the coding sequence TTGAAATCGGTACGCCCCGGGGGAGCGTTGTTCTTACCTGTAACGAATCACGCCGAGGCACAAAAAAAGGGCTATTGGTCGACTGAGTTACTGCGTGAAAAGCTTGGCGCGGTTCACCTACACGATAACCATCCAAGTTATGCGGGCGTTTCCGCCGAATCGACCCCGCCATCCGCTCCTTCCACTCTGGATTGGTTCCTGAGCGCGGTGGCCCGGGTGTCGATCGAACAATACTCTTGGCCCGACCGCCAAGTCGTGCGTGCGACCGACGATAGTTTCGGGCTTTTCAATGACTTCCTGCTGCCTACCGATTGGGTAGCTTGTCAAAGCATGGTGGACGCCACAACGCTCAAAGACGCGTTCTTGCAACAAGTCTATTATTGTTGGGGAGTATCCTATAAGAGCGCCATCATCCGAGCCATCATCCACCAATATTTAGCCGGGAGGAACAGCCTAGCATTCTGTGACGTAGGGGGCGGATATGGATTGCTCTGTGCTGAAATGCTGCTCGACCATTCGACCGGGATGCAACAGGCCGTCTGTTGCGATATTGCGCCGTTCAACTTACACATCGGCAATTTTCTTTACCGATACTTTGAAAAGGAATTGAAGGGTCGCTTGCGCTATGCTTTATCCCCCGCCGAGGAGTTTCCGTTCCCGGGACGATACGACCTCATTAGCTTCGTCGGGTCTTTGCTTTACGTGCCGCGAGAGCGGCGCGCCCAGACCCTCCAGCAGGCGTGGAATTCACTTAATCCCGGCGGCTTGCTGATTGTCCACGAGAATATCAAATCGCAGCAATACCAGCGTGATTTCGACATCATGTTTGAATCGGCAGAGCTCGATGATCTTCTGGCGCCATTCGGTGACATCAAGTATTACCTATCGACTGCCACGGTCGAGGTACCGGCATCTAGTGCAGGATCACGTACGGTGTTTCGTGTCATCCAACGAGGCGAGTAA